A window of Candidatus Saccharibacteria bacterium oral taxon 488 genomic DNA:
TTTAATGGTGACTGATAGTCGGTCGACGATCAGGCGGTCGTTGGTGTGCATGGTGTTTTCCATACTTGGACCTTGCACGCCAAAGCTACGAAAAACAAAGGTATTGATCAAAATTGTTCCGATGATTACCCCGATTACAAAAATAATCAGTCCCAGACTGTCCCTCAGGCGCGGGTGTCGATCGAGAAAGTGAGCATCCATCCGCCTTATTATACATGGTTTGGCGGCGAAAACCAAAAGCTTGATCAATAGAGAAGTGTGCTATAATAAGGAGCAGTGAAAATTTCAAATAGGAATTCGGTCGATGGATTTGTACCGCGGAGGGTTCAGCGGTCTCGTTTGGGTGGTGTATCGCCAGAGCAGGTAGCCGCTCATCCTCATCAGGCGGAGCAGCCTACCCCACAGATACTTGGGCAGCAGCCGGTCCAATTACCGCGCCAGTCACTGTCGCAAGCTGATCGGGTGCGTCTCGCGACTTCGTCAACTGCTGATATTGACGAAGATATTAGCAATTCGCTCAAAGATCTCGAGCTTCAAAAGTCCGAAACACCTCGCGAAAAGCGCAAGAAACCGCATAAGAAACGTCGCAAGCTAAAGATTATTATCCTGGTGATCGTGGCGCTGATAATTCTGGTGGGCGGATTTTTGCTGTACAAGGCGTGGGTCAATGCGGGGCGAGTGTTTGGTAGCGGTAATCTGATTGACTTGTTTCAGAATCAACCGCTGAAAATGGATGCACACGGGCGGAGCAATATGCTGATCCTCGGTACGACGGATGATGATCCAGACCATCCGGGCGCAACGTTGACCGACTCAATGATGGTGCTGAGTGTTGATCAAAAGAAGCACGATGCCTATATGTTTAGTATTCCGCGCGACTTATACGTGCAGTTTGGGCGAGTTTGTAATTCTGGTCGTGCCGGCAAGATTAACGAATATTTTGACTGTGTTGCCAAGGGTAATGATGAACAGGCTGAAAAGAAGCGGATAGATGCCAGCCGCGAGTTTGTTGGCAAGATTTTTGATATGGATATACAGTACGTAGCACACGTTAATGCTCAGGTAATCAAGGACGCGGTTAATGCGGTTGGTGGTGTGACGGTGAATGTTCAGAGCGACGATCCACGAGGTGTGTTTGACCCGAGCGTCGACTGGATGTGTCGGGAGAAGGGACTGTCAGCGGAGCAGCGGAAACGGCGCTGTCCGACGGGGCATTACATTCATTTCAAGAATGGGCCAAATGAGATGGACGGTGACAAGGCGCTGTATTTCTCGCGAGCGCGTGGAGCGCTGGGCGGTTCGTATGGGCTGGACAAGTCGAACTTTGACCGCGAGAAAAACCAACAGTTGGTGCTGATGGCGCTCAAGAACAAGGCAGCCTCGACAGGCACGCTGACTGATCTTGGCAAGGTGACGGCGCTGATGGACGCCATGGGCAAGAATCTGCGCACTAACGTTGATGCCAAGGAAGTCCGTACGGTGATGGATGTTGCTTCCAAGATCAAGGATACGGACATTCACCGCCTCAGCTTTATTGAAAAAGATAATGTCCTGCTTGGCACGAGTAGTGTTGGTGGCGCCAGTGTGGTCGTGCCGACAGCTGGCCAGTTTGATTATTCGCAAATTCGATCATTTATCAAGGTGGAAATGTACGGTGATGCACTTGCCAAGGAAAAGGCGCGTGTTCTGGTGCTCAATGGCAGCGGCGTGGTTGGGGCTGCCAAATCCGAAGCTGATCGCCTAAAGGCAGCATCGCTCAACGTGGTGAGCGTTGGCAATTCACCACAGAAAATTACCGAAAAGTACAGGGTTTATCAGCTGGAGTCGGGCAAGTCCAAGCAGGCTTCTGCCAACAAGATTAAAGAACTGTATGGTGTAACATTAACCGAAGGTAAACCGCCATTTAACCTGCCAGCCGAAGCTGACTTCGTAGTGATAATCGGGCCGTAATTTGGTATAATAGGGTGGCAATGGAGTTTCTGAAAAAAACAGCCAGGCGACGGTCGCTTCTCAGTAATATCGCTTATTATGCACTCAATTTAGGGATGGTGGCAGTCTTGTTCTGGATGTCGCAGGAGATTCATTATCCGTTGGCGGCGATTGTGCTGGTACTCTTAAGCAAGTGGCGGACATTGTCGGTGCGCCCTAAGTTTTGGCTAACGAATATTCAAGGAAGCCTGGTTGACGTGGTGGTTGGTCTCGGTGTGGTGGCGCTGATGTATGCGCCGCAGGCGACGCTGGTGCTACGAATTGCGCTAGCGGTATTTTATGCGATATGGCTTGTCGCTATCAAGCCGCTATCAAAGCGCTGGCAGATGACATTGCAGGCGGGTCTCGCGGTATTTATCGGCACAGCAGCACTGTTTGCAGTGTCACACGAATGGTCAGCTGCGGTGGTTGTGCTGTGTGCGCTAGTCATCGGGTATGGTACGGCTCGGCATTTTCTATCGACGTTTCGTGAGGAGCAGATTACGGTACTCAGTCTAGCCTGGGGGCTGGTGTTTGCGGAGATTGGCTGGCTGGCGCATTACTGGACGTTTGGCTATGCGCTGCTTGGGGTAAACGCGCTGCAACTACCACAGGCGACGATTATCTTTATACTGCTGTCATTCGTAGCTGAGCGTGTCTATACCTCTTGGCATAAGCATAAAACGATCGTTATTGCTGAAGTTGCTGGCCCAGCTATCTTGGCGTCGGCACTCATCCTGACTATCTTATTATTCTTTAACTCGGTGACACTATAAATTATAAAATTGGAGTAAACCTATGGAGCAAGAAGCGAATCTAACCAACCAGCCAAAACCGAACCGCCGCAAGAAGATTGCGCTGATAAGTATATGTATCATTGCGGGCATATGGCTGGCGTTTGGTTCAGCGGCATTTGGGTCGTGGTTAACACTTCAGTTGACGAAGCAATCTCCGCAGCCAGTGGCTGATGGCAACCGGGTTATATCGCGAGACGAAGCCGATGTTAGCGAGGTGGTACAGCGTGTTTCTAAAAGCGTAGTCTCAATTGTTACAACCAAAAACGGTCGGTCCTTTTCGTATAGCGACGTGCGGCAGGGTGCTGGTACGGGCATTATCATTAGTAAGGACGGCTATATTTTGACAAATAAACATGTTGTCAAGGACGCTGATCGTGTTGAAATTGTGAGCAGTGACGGCACGCAATATACCGATGTCAAGTTTGTCGGAGCCGACCCACTCAACGACGTGGCATTTCTCAAGATTAACGGCGTTAATGATCTGCCAGCGGCCACCCTGGGTGACTCAGGTACCGTTCGTGTCGGTCAGAAAGTGATTGCAATCGGCAATTCATTGGGTCGTTACCAAAATACTGTGACGATGGGTATTATCTCGGGCAAGGGTCGGCCGGTTCAGGCGTCCACTAGCGAGCGAAGCGGCGAAGCCGAGAGCTTGACTGATTTGCTCCAGACCGACGCCGCGATCAACCCGGGCAATTCTGGTGGGCCACTCCTCAACATGTCGGGCCAGGTTATCGGCATCAACACAGCGATTGTCTCGGATGCACAAAGCGTAGGTTTTGCGATTCCGATCGGTGCTGCCAAGGGGCTAGTCCGCAGCGTGTTGGCATCTGGAAAAATTCAGAAATCGTATATCGGCGTGCGATATATCGCTATCACGCCTGAGGTGCGTGCCGAGTATAAACTATCCGCCAAAAGCGGCGCCTATGTCGGTGGTTCACGCGACAAATCGGCGGTCGTCGCTGGCGGGCCGGCAGATAAAGCAGGCATCAAGGACGGCGACGTCATTACCAAGGTGAATGACAAGCTAATCGGCGAGCAGGGCGGCCTCGGCAGTCTTATTTCTGGGTTCTTGCCAGGCGAGACAGTAGAACTGACTATCCTGCGCGACGGCAAGGAACAGAAGGTCAAGCTAACGCTTGGTGCTTACAAAGCGTAGGACGATGATAAAGCCGCGCGTCTCTGCCTCGTGAAGGCCGTGGTCCTTTGCTTGGTCGAGAATTGCCTGGTGCTGTCGCGGGTCGGCCTCTAGAAAGAGCAGGCCGCCCGCTGTTATGTGGCGCGGCGCTTGCTCAATAAGCATCTCGATCAGCCTCAGTCCGTTATCTGCTGCAAACAGGGCCTCAGCTGGTTCATGGCGCAGCTCTGGCGAAGTCTCCCAGGACTGGTCAACATACGGTAAATTAGCAAAGATATAATCTACTGGCTCAATCTGCCCAGAAAGGAGTGACTGTTGCTGCAGCGTCACCCGCGCCTGCAAATTGCTCGCGTTTTTCTCGGCAATTTTTATGGCTTGTGGACTAATGTCCGATAAAATAACCCGCAGGGACGG
This region includes:
- a CDS encoding PDZ domain-containing protein, with the protein product MEQEANLTNQPKPNRRKKIALISICIIAGIWLAFGSAAFGSWLTLQLTKQSPQPVADGNRVISRDEADVSEVVQRVSKSVVSIVTTKNGRSFSYSDVRQGAGTGIIISKDGYILTNKHVVKDADRVEIVSSDGTQYTDVKFVGADPLNDVAFLKINGVNDLPAATLGDSGTVRVGQKVIAIGNSLGRYQNTVTMGIISGKGRPVQASTSERSGEAESLTDLLQTDAAINPGNSGGPLLNMSGQVIGINTAIVSDAQSVGFAIPIGAAKGLVRSVLASGKIQKSYIGVRYIAITPEVRAEYKLSAKSGAYVGGSRDKSAVVAGGPADKAGIKDGDVITKVNDKLIGEQGGLGSLISGFLPGETVELTILRDGKEQKVKLTLGAYKA
- the prmC gene encoding peptide chain release factor N(5)-glutamine methyltransferase, whose protein sequence is MNIATWLKNAAKQLKAIGIASARLDAELILANTLRKNRTYLHAHLDEEIDPRRVDIAEARLSLRLDRVPLAYILGCKEFYGRKFTVSPAVLVPRPESEEMIALFLVLTAGEIAPKTLIDIGTGSGCLGITAALERPSLRVILSDISPQAIKIAEKNASNLQARVTLQQQSLLSGQIEPVDYIFANLPYVDQSWETSPELRHEPAEALFAADNGLRLIEMLIEQAPRHITAGGLLFLEADPRQHQAILDQAKDHGLHEAETRGFIIVLRFVSTKR